A window of the Zeugodacus cucurbitae isolate PBARC_wt_2022May chromosome 4, idZeuCucr1.2, whole genome shotgun sequence genome harbors these coding sequences:
- the LOC105214885 gene encoding iduronate 2-sulfatase, giving the protein MRTILHLLLHVFLLHIVHAAKHGARRNVVLIIFDDLRPALGGYGDHLAQTPHLDAFMKESHHFTRAYSQQSLCAPSRNSMLTGRRPDTLHLYDFYNYWRDFTGNFSTLPQYFKAHNYYTYGISKVFHPGISSNNTDDYPYSWSLPVFWPRSEKYMNSPVCPDAGGVLRKNLICPVHLQTQPLKTLPDIESTAEAIRFVTSYKRRKPFFLAVGFHKPHINFRFPQHYMDQFRLEDFNNYTTDIHKPEDMPSVAWNPYTDVRSRDDFKHQNISFPYGPISAKHRAQIRQAYYASVTYVDDLFGKFIAHLNKSNTIVLVTSDHGWSLGEHAEWAKYSNFEVALRVPLIIRSPEFPTPTSQHIHAIVELIDIFPTLVDLAHLPALPICNSSAPSNENLICGEGKSLYPLLQGIGLNKEYVALSQYPRPGIVPTKHPNSDKPKLPNIKVMGYSMRTNAFRYTIWVRFNTHNFTKDWNEIFGEELYDHRLDAEEHVNLAKISEFDEIRALLKHQLITAFSK; this is encoded by the exons ATGAGAACTATTCTGCACTTACTGCTGCATGTCTTCTTGCTACACATCGTCCACGCGGCAAAGCACGGAGCGCGTCGCAACGTTGTGCTTATAATTTTTGACGACTTGCGTCCAGCGCTGGGCGGCTACGGTGATCATCTGGCGCAGACCCCACATTTAGACGCATTCATGAAAGAGAGTCATCACTTTACACGCGCTTATAGCCAG CAATCGCTGTGTGCTCCTAGTCGTAACTCTATGCTTACTGGCCGCCGTCCGGATACGCTGCATCTCTACGACTTTTACAATTACTGGCGCGATTTTACCGGCAACTTTTCCACGCTGCCCCAGTATTTCAAAGCGCACAATTACTATACATAtggaatttcaaaagttttccaTCCAGGCATTTCATCGAACAATACGGACGATTATCCCTACAGTTGGTCGCTGCCCGTTTTTTGGCCTCGGAGTGAGAAGTACATGAATTCACCAGTGTGTCCGGATGCTGGTGGTGTATTGCGGAAAAACCTTATCTGCCCTGTGCACCTACAAACTCAACCGTTGAAGACGTTGCCTGACATTGAGTCCACCGCGGAAGCTATACGCTTTGTCACATCTTACAAGCGACGTAAGCCGTTTTTCCTAGCAGTTGGTTTTCACAAGCCGCATATTAATTTCCGCTTTCCACAACACTACATGGACCAATTTCGTCTTGAAGATTTCAATAATTATACGACAGATATCCATAAACCAGAGGATATGCCAAGTGTCGCTTGGAATCCCTATACGGATGTGCGTTCGCGGGATGACTTCAAACATCAAAACATTTCCTTCCCTTACGGTCCGATCTCGGCGAAACATCGCGCCCAGATACGTCAGGCCTACTACGCATCTGTTACTTATGTTGACGACCTCTTCGGAAAATTTATAGCACATCTAAATAAGAGTAATACCATCGTACTGGTGACCAGTGATCATGGCTGGTCTTTGGGTGAACATGCAGAATGGGCCAAGTACAGCAATTTCGAAGTGGCTTTGCGTGTGCCACTCATCATCCGTAGTCCAGAGTTCCCGACACCCACATCGCAGCATATCCACGCGATCGTTGAACTCATAGACATTTTCCCAACATTGGTGGACTTAGCGCATTTGCCGGCATTGCCAATTTGTAATAGCTCAGCAccttctaatgaaaatttaatttgtggcgaagGCAAAAGCTTATACCCACTCCTACAGGGAATCGGTTTGAACAAGGAATACGTGGCTTTAAGCCAATATCCACGCCCAGGCATTGTGCCGACAAAGCATCCCAACAGTGACAAGCCGAAACTACCAAACATCAAGGTGATGGGCTACTCGATGCGCACTAACGCGTTTCGTTACACGATCTGGGTGCGTTTCAACACACATAATTTTACTAAAG ATTGGAATGAAATATTTGGGGAGGAGTTATACGACCATCGCTTGGATGCGGAGGAACACGTAAACCTGGCTAAAATTTCAGAATTTGATGAGATCCGTGCGCTTCTGAAGCACCAATTAATAACTGCTTTTTCGAAATAA